In the genome of Ignavibacteriota bacterium, one region contains:
- a CDS encoding D-lyxose/D-mannose family sugar isomerase, which produces MLSKSEFISARERALIYFTKAGIVLSDSEKENIEVADFGLGKLNEIGLEILVYVNTERCCAKELVLFPYQICPEHKHPDINGKEGKEETFRCRFGKVYLYIDGEPSKNISCKLPKGQENNFTVKKEIILNPGDQYTLNPGILHWFQAGEEGAIISEFSTKSSDEFDYFTDPKIRRIPEIEDVNNF; this is translated from the coding sequence ATGTTAAGTAAATCGGAATTTATATCCGCTAGAGAAAGAGCGTTAATCTATTTTACGAAAGCTGGAATTGTTCTTTCAGATTCTGAAAAAGAAAACATAGAAGTTGCCGATTTTGGCTTGGGTAAACTAAATGAAATTGGTCTTGAAATTCTAGTTTATGTAAATACTGAAAGATGTTGTGCAAAAGAGCTTGTACTTTTTCCTTATCAAATTTGCCCGGAGCATAAGCACCCGGATATAAACGGCAAAGAAGGAAAAGAAGAAACATTTAGATGCAGGTTTGGTAAAGTGTATCTTTATATCGATGGCGAACCTTCGAAAAATATTTCTTGTAAATTGCCTAAAGGACAAGAAAATAATTTTACCGTAAAAAAGGAAATTATCTTAAATCCCGGTGATCAGTATACTCTTAATCCTGGAATTCTTCATTGGTTTCAAGCAGGAGAAGAAGGTGCTATAATTTCAGAATTTTCAACTAAAAGCAGTGACGAGTTTGATTATTTCACTGATCCAAAAATTCGTAGAATTCCAGAAATAGAAGATGTAAATAAT